Within Pseudomonadota bacterium, the genomic segment ATAAAAAATATTCGTAATTCGGAATTCCTTGTTCGAAATTCTATATTCGTTATTTTAAAGATACACTTAATAAATTTACTTAGTGCTTATGGCAAACAACCCCCTGGCCCCCTTTGCTAAGGGGGAATTTAAGTGGTGTTCTCTTTGTTAAGGGGGAATTTGATGAGCGGTACCTTTTTTGTTAAGGGAGAATGACAAATAACAAAAAAATCACAAATCACAAATGCTAAATCACAAACCAGTATATGATCTTGAGGAGAGAAATTATTAATTCGCTGAAGTTGTCCGTCTTTTTGTTAAAACATTGCCAGAAATAATAATATTGGAAAAAACCAAATAGTTTCGGTCATTGATTTTTGGAATTTGAAATTTAATTGTTATTTGGTGCTTAGAATTTGGGATTTCATTAGTAGTATAATGCCCAAACCGTTTGAAACACAATCATTGAGCAAAGTTTTGCATGAAGTGCTTATGGGTGAAGAAGTTGAGGTAGAGCCATCCTGGCCGGGGTAAAAGAAAATCAGTTGAGTACGAATTATGGATTGAAAAAAGGAGAGCCAATGATGCAGGATAAGAATACACCGGACCTGTCTGGTCACATTTTTACTCGGACGTCCGGTTCCTTTTCGACTTTTCACTTTCTTGGCTTTATGGGCAGATGGGGCGCCTGGATTGTTCTGTCGGCGGCTTTACTGATCACTTTCAATGCTTGGCATTTCGCCAGGGGGGAAGTGACCAAAAGGGCTCAAGCGCGTTTTGATTTTCGGGTCAAGACAATAGAAACAGGCATTTACGAGCGCCTCCAGGCCTATGAATTTTTGCTTCGAGGAGGGAGCGGGCTTTTTGCGACTTCAGACGAAGTTACTCGGGAGGATTGGCGGACCTATGTAACGAAGTTGCAAATTAATCAATATTATCCGGGAATTCAAGGGGTTGGCTTTTCCAAACGAATTCTTCCTTCTGAAATGGCGGCTCACCTTCGTCAGATTCGCGGCGAGGGTTTCCCTCAATACACGATCGAACCTGCTGGACAGCGACCGGAATACACCACGATCATCTACTTGGAACCCTTTGATTGGCGAAATCAGCGGGCTTTTGGCTATGACATGTTCTCCGAACCCACCCGTAGAGAAGCCATGATCAAGGCTCGTGACACCGGAGTAGCGGCCTTGAGCGGCAAGGTTACTCTGGTCCAGGAAACGATTAAGGACATGCAGGCGGGATTTCTCATTTACCTGGCGATTTACCACAAAGGAGTACTGCTCGAAACCCAGGAACAGAGACGTAAGGCTTTAACAGGATATGTTTACAGCCCTTTTCGGATGAATGATTTCATGAAGGGTATTCTGGTCGAAAAGGAGGGGTACGTTAACCTTCAGATTTTTGATGGTGATACGCCGCTTAAAGAAAACCTGCTATATCGCAGCGATACCGTGGAAAAATCTCACTACTACCATAAAGGTCACCATTTTGCCACTAACCAATTCCTGGAATATGCCGGCCATCGTTGGCTGTTATCTTTCGTTTCCTCAAAACATTTTGAAGAAAACATCGAAACTGGCTCCATGAACTACATCTTATTGCTTGGCATCACCATCAGCCTGCTGTTATTTGGCATGGTCTTGTCTTTGACCAAGTCGCGCAGTCAGGCCATCGCTCTGGCTGATACAACATTGGACCTGGAAAAGGCGAATCTGGGGTTAAGAAATGAAATCATGGAGCGCAAGAGGGCGGAAAAAGAAAAAGAAAAATTGATTTCAGACCTTCAGGAGAACCTGCAAAAGGTAAAGCTATTAAGCGGGTTGCTCCCTATCTGTGCTCACTGTAAAAAAATAAGAGATGATAAAGGTTATTGGAATCAGATCGAATCCTACATCAGAGATCATTCCGGCGCTGAATTTTCTCATGGTATTTGCCCGGAATGTGAGAGAAAGTATTTTCAGGATATTGATGTTTATGATGACAAATAACAAAAGACAAATGACAAAGAACAAACAAATGACAAATCACTAATGACAGATAGTAAACCTATATATGATTTTGTGGAGAGAACTTTCCAGTTAGTATCGATTTAAACCCTCCACATCAGGTGGAGGACCCGGATAGATTCCACCGATCCGGTGATAATGGAAATAATATAATTAATGTCGATTTTAAATTCCCTCCCCATTGATGGGGGAGGGTTAGGGTGGGGGTGAAATAATAAGTCAAAGGAGATCAGATGAATATCACTGAGCCCGATTTAACAGCCCGTGATGAAATCCTTATTGTCGATAACGCGGAATTCAATTTGAAATTGTTATCCGATATTTTGCGCAATGCCGACTACAAAGTTCGCACAAACAGTGATGGTGAGACAGCGTTACGCAGCGCGAAAGACAAACCGCCGACGCTCATTTTGCTGGATATCAAGATGCCCGGTATGGATGGTTTGGAAGTGTGTAGGAAGCTCAAAGCAGATGAAAAAACGAGTTCTATTCCGGTTATTTTTATTAGTGCCTTGGAGGATCAACGTTCAAAAAACAAAGGGTTTCAAGCAGGCGCGGTTGATTATATTAATAAACCATTTTATTCGGCAGAAGTGCTTGCAAGAGTAAAAATCCATCTATCAATTAACCGGTTGCAATTGAATCTGAAAAGCAAAAATGCGCAACTTTTAAAAGAAATAACCGAGCGCAAGAGTGTGGAAGAAGCACTGCGGGAGAGCGAACAAAAATTGCGTACCATTCTCAATGCTACTCCATTTCCAATTGCAGTTGTTGACTTGCATGATGATAAAATTCATTTCTGGAGTAGCACTGCCCTTACCCTTTTTGGGCATACCGCGCCCATAACATCGGAGTGGTATCAGATTGCTTACCCTGACCCCGATTACCGCCGTGAAGTGATTGAACGATGGAAACCTTTTTTAGAAATTGCCCGTGAATCGCGCCAGACTGTCAACGCAGGTGAATACCGGGTTACCTGTGTTGATGGCTCTGAACGAATTTGTGAACTCTATGCTACATTCCTCTCAGATATTCTTATTGTTACATTCAACGACATCACCGAGCGCAAGAGGGCGGAAGAAAATATGGAGAGGGAATTCCAGATGCGAACTGCTTTGCTTGATAATATTCCAGGTTGTATTGCATTGATCCTCAAGAAAAACACCCGTGAAATCGTAGCTTCAAATAGACACGCCCGTGAGATCGGGGCTGTTCCGGGCCAGACATGCTTCAAGACATGCGCTATGCGAGACGATGACTGCCCTTTCTGTCTCGCACCCAAACTGTGGGCGACCGGGAAATCACAAAAGATCGAAGTCGAGTTCAGAGGAACATGGTACGAAGGTATATGGGAACCGCTCTCAGAGGATCTGTTTGTTCATTATATTTTCGATATAACCGAGCGCAAGCAGGCGGAGGAGGAACTGCGGTTTCAAAGTGAAATCATGACGAATTTGGCTGAAGCAGTCTATCTTATCAGGATGGAAGATGGTATTATTGTATATACGAATTCGATATTTGAAAAAATGTTCGGCTATAAACAAGGAGAAATGCTCGGAAAGCATGTTTCAATTGTAAATGCGCCCGCAGAAAATAATTCTGAAGAGGTTGCCAAAAATAATATTATGGCAATTTTACATGAAAAGGGTTGCTGGCATGGCGAAGTGAAAAATATCAGGAAAGATGGATCGAATTTTTGGTGTTATGCAAATGCTTCTGTGTTCGATCATTCAAAATATGGGAAAGTTCTTATCTCAGTTCATACAGACATTACAGAGAGTAAAAACTTACAGGAGCAGCTCCGCCAGTCCCAGAAGCTGGAGGATATCGGCAGGCTTTCTGCTGGTATTGCCCATGATTTTAATAATCTTTTGACTACTATTATCGGAAATGCCGAATTGGCTCTTATTGGCATAGGAAAAGATCATCCAGAGCATGAAATGGTTGAAGAGATCAAAGATGCAGGACAAAGGGCATCAGGTTTAACCAATCAACTCCTGGCCTTCAGCCGGAAGCAGATTCTTCAACCTGAAGTGATCAATCTCAACGAGATTGTAAATGAAATGGGAAGTATGCTTAGCCGCATCATTGGTGAGAATATTAAGCTAAGAATAGACCTGGCCCAGGATCTTGAACATACAAATGCCGATGTGGGGCAGATTGAACAGGTGATCATGAACCTTTGCGTTAATGCCAGGGACGCCATGCCGAAGGGCGGTAATCTCACCATCGAGACAAAAAACATTGAGCTGGATGAAGAATATACCGATGCGCACGCGATGATACCAGGTTTTTACGTTATGCTGGCCG encodes:
- a CDS encoding CHASE domain-containing protein, with the translated sequence MMQDKNTPDLSGHIFTRTSGSFSTFHFLGFMGRWGAWIVLSAALLITFNAWHFARGEVTKRAQARFDFRVKTIETGIYERLQAYEFLLRGGSGLFATSDEVTREDWRTYVTKLQINQYYPGIQGVGFSKRILPSEMAAHLRQIRGEGFPQYTIEPAGQRPEYTTIIYLEPFDWRNQRAFGYDMFSEPTRREAMIKARDTGVAALSGKVTLVQETIKDMQAGFLIYLAIYHKGVLLETQEQRRKALTGYVYSPFRMNDFMKGILVEKEGYVNLQIFDGDTPLKENLLYRSDTVEKSHYYHKGHHFATNQFLEYAGHRWLLSFVSSKHFEENIETGSMNYILLLGITISLLLFGMVLSLTKSRSQAIALADTTLDLEKANLGLRNEIMERKRAEKEKEKLISDLQENLQKVKLLSGLLPICAHCKKIRDDKGYWNQIESYIRDHSGAEFSHGICPECERKYFQDIDVYDDK
- a CDS encoding response regulator yields the protein MNITEPDLTARDEILIVDNAEFNLKLLSDILRNADYKVRTNSDGETALRSAKDKPPTLILLDIKMPGMDGLEVCRKLKADEKTSSIPVIFISALEDQRSKNKGFQAGAVDYINKPFYSAEVLARVKIHLSINRLQLNLKSKNAQLLKEITERKSVEEALRESEQKLRTILNATPFPIAVVDLHDDKIHFWSSTALTLFGHTAPITSEWYQIAYPDPDYRREVIERWKPFLEIARESRQTVNAGEYRVTCVDGSERICELYATFLSDILIVTFNDITERKRAEENMEREFQMRTALLDNIPGCIALILKKNTREIVASNRHAREIGAVPGQTCFKTCAMRDDDCPFCLAPKLWATGKSQKIEVEFRGTWYEGIWEPLSEDLFVHYIFDITERKQAEEELRFQSEIMTNLAEAVYLIRMEDGIIVYTNSIFEKMFGYKQGEMLGKHVSIVNAPAENNSEEVAKNNIMAILHEKGCWHGEVKNIRKDGSNFWCYANASVFDHSKYGKVLISVHTDITESKNLQEQLRQSQKLEDIGRLSAGIAHDFNNLLTTIIGNAELALIGIGKDHPEHEMVEEIKDAGQRASGLTNQLLAFSRKQILQPEVINLNEIVNEMGSMLSRIIGENIKLRIDLAQDLEHTNADVGQIEQVIMNLCVNARDAMPKGGNLTIETKNIELDEEYTDAHAMIPGFYVMLAVSDSGIGIARELQPHIFEPFFTTKDKSKGTGLGLSTAYGIVKQSNGYIWVYSEPGKGTTFKIYLPSCEKAPLSLKEGEVREEVLHGSETVLLVEDDEMVRNVAFKALKSFGYQVISAPDGQKALRILRKQEKIIHLLLTDIIMPEMGGEVLAAQARDLRRDLKVLYMSGYTDSGIVHSGVLDAGIPFLQKPFTPDSLAKKVREVLDRL